In one Xiphophorus couchianus chromosome 17, X_couchianus-1.0, whole genome shotgun sequence genomic region, the following are encoded:
- the LOC114161176 gene encoding uncharacterized protein LOC114161176: protein MFLHSPLHCQPSTVSVLTDNILTNDQICEWIASMVSEFRYAREQGVFTSRTSEQHDSETSTSPPTLVVTSAFISDKDDEHKQNSSLTFSQLGSVTVGQSPEEDGLRTTTKSSSEKKEHSQILSEVSSTHEKKDEQSSVINTTIDDFSSDELTKESDQTVPGNSSDKDSMFRLDGSKTLDDKDGKSEVCQQQKGYEIKEWRVVAASRSSTTKEESRKAGKTQTDGASSLGSHQQNSTNVLDKRLQQTKPNHPAQSNTDGIPNFPILTDPQYDNISDVEEPLGLTARFLRVEQYEDISEDENQGSGKRAGNMGSTPPVVSEACSKTLGNVQIYDSPNTPTLDEITDVQSLHSVENADESEHHLCIDRDHGGQTSHFYEEFSDESDEESEVEFEVVPVMMSDLNPEPVEEEPASGKMMQHDSYHENQIHQHGISARQSCAPKPVPASAFSQMAIFDTPDDQEQAIRCGQVSFVALPCGSPESTSGQGEDSCATEDSCSYSSGPECNYMTVSKKLYKSISSAQRKTGHCVPDNREDVQMPPDDGIIDNLTLDAEDNHCESEMKKQSQTSENSKQNDESVVIILSDSDEEDREKYNIAKMASTATSVDCGRGSSRQERITATPEVATLDKNQKSSRSRVSWQQSGNEDLTREVISAEAEDSDDFSNAGVNVLVPERKRQRTASSHPRRLSEADITKHFSIIDRMIVIESKSGEPARLVRVPRDPRQGLRQSMPMAKSSFTERDRIREQPDKPASIPTRTHVEAHKNSRRRIMHTSQSPSSDNPSAMDHPFTPARFPSSSAPVQSMPVTSHARGKVFRTWKDQHVPLRREKKHKRANSFQRPR from the exons ATGTTCTTACATTCACCTCTTCATTGTCAACCATCCACTGTCAGTGTCTTAACAGACAATATACTGACAAATGACCAAATATGTGAATGGATTGCTTCCATGGTTTCAGAATTTAGGTATGCAAGAGAACAAGGTGTGTTCACCAGCAGAACCTCTGAGCAACACGACTCTGAAACCAGCACATCACCTCCCACCTTGGTAGTCACCTCTGCCTTCATCTCTGATAAAGACGATGAGCACAAGCAAAATTCTAGCCTGACTTTTTCTCAGCTGGGTTCTGTCACAGTTGGTCAGTCACCTGAAGAAGATGGTTTAAGGACAACTACAAAATCAAGTTCTGAGAAGAAAG AACATTCACAGATCCTGTCAGAAGTCTCCAGCACCCATGAGAAGAAGGATGAACAGAGTTCTGTCATTAACACTACCATTGATGACTTTAGCAGTGATGAACTGACAAAGGAGTCCGATCAAACAGTGCCTGGCAATTCATCAGATAAAGACTCCATGTTTCGGTTAGATGGCAGCAAGACTTTAGATGACAAAGACGGAAAAAGTGAAGTTTGTCAGCAGCAAAAGGGGTATGAAATCAAAGAGTGGAGAGTAGTAGCTGCCTCGAGGTCAAGTACAACCAAAGAAGAGTCCAGGAAAGCTGGTAAAACTCAAACTGATGGAGCAAGCTCATTGGGTTCACACCAACAGAACTCAACCAATGTATTGGACAAAAGGCTCCAACAAACCAAACCTAACCATCCAGCACAAAGCAACACAGATGGAATACCAAATTTTCCAATTCTAACTGATCCCCAGTATGATAATATTTCAGATGTGGAAGAGCCCTTAGGGTTGACTGCCAGATTTCTGAGGGTAGAGCAATATGAAGACATAAGTGAAGATGAGAATCAGGGCAGTGGAAAACGAGCTGGGAACATGGGCTCTACCCCACCTGTTGTATCTGAGGCCTGCAGTAAAACATTAGGAAATGTGCAGATTTACGATTCCCCCAATACACCCACACTCGATGAAATAACAGATGTCCAATCTCTGCATTCTGTTGAAAATGCTGATGAGTCAGAACATCACTTGTGTATTGATAGAGATCATGGAGGGCAGACCAGCCACTTCTATGAGGAATTTAGCGATGAGTCTGATGAGGAGAGTGAGGTTGAGTTTGAAGTGGTACCTGTAATGATGTCAGACCTTAACCCTGAACCAGTGGAAGAGGAGCCTGCTTCAGGAAAAATGATGCAACATGACAGTTATCATGAAAACCAAATTCACCAGCATGGCATAAGTGCAAGACAAAGTTGTGCTCCAAAGCCAGTACCAGCATCTGCATTTTCCCAGATGGCCATCTTTGACACGCCAGACGATCAAGAACAAGCCATTAGATGTGGTCAGGTTTCCTTTGTCGCACTCCCCTGTGGCAGCCCTGAGTCAACATCAGGACAAGGTGAGGACAGTTGTGCCACTGAGGACAGTTGTTCTTATTCATCTGGTCCTGAGTGCAACTATATGACTGTGTCTAAGAAGCTATATAAGAGCATATCATCTGCCCAAAGAAAGACTGGCCACTGCGTCCCTGACAACAGGGAGGATGTGCAAATGCCTCCAGATGATGGTATAATTGACAACCTGACTTTGGATGCGGAAGATAACCACTGCGAGtcagaaatgaagaaacaatCTCAAACTTCAGAGAATTCCAAACAAAATGATGAAAGTGTTGTGATTATTTTGTCTGACTCGGATGAAGAAGATAGGGAAAAATACAACATCGCAAAAATGGCTTCGACTGCAACTTCAGTAGACTGTGGCAGAGGTTCTTCTAGACAAGAGAGGATCACAGCAACTCCTGAAGTAGCAACATTGGACAAGAACCAAAAGAGCAGCAGGTCAAGAGTGAGTTGGCAACAGTCTGGCAATGAAGATCTGACAAGAGAGGTTATCTCAGCGGAAGCAGAGGACAGTGACGACTTCTCAAATGCAGGTGTAAATGTTTTGGTTCCTGAAAGGAAAAGACAGAGAACAGCCTCTAGCCACCCCAGACGGTTATCAGAGGCAGACATCACTAAACATTTCAGTATAATTGATCGCATGATTGTTATAGAATCTAAATCTGGTGAGCCGGCTAGACTTGTCAGGGTACCCAGAGACCCCAGGCAAGGTCTGCGTCAATCCATGCCAATGGCAAAGTCTTCATTTACAGAGAGGGATAGGATTAGAGAGCAACCTGACAAACCTGCCTCCATCCCCACTAGAACTCATGTAGAAGCCCACAAGAACTCTCGTAGACGCATCATGCATACTTCACAGTCTCCCTCCTCTGACAACCCTTCAGCAATGGATCATCCCTTCACTCCTGCAAGGTTTCCATCATCTTCAGCTCCTGTTCAGTCAATGCCAGTCACCAGCCATGCAAGGGGAAAAGTGTTTAGAACCTGGAAAGATCAGCATGTCCCTCTGCGCAGggagaaaaaacacaagaggGCAAATTCCTTCCAACGTCCTCGCTAG